TTGGCATCGCCGCCATGGTGGATTTCGTCGAAGACGACCAATGTCTTGCGCTGTTCGGTGCGTACCCGGTGCAACGTTGGGTGCGCGGCGACCTGTGCGTAGGTGACAACCACCCCGTGAAACTCAGGCGAGGTCTGCGGGTTGGAGTTGGAGAACTTCGGATCCAGCGACAGGCCCTGCCGGGCGGCGGCCTGGGCCCACTGGATCTTCAGATGCTCAGTGGGGACGACGACGGTGAGTTGCTCGACGGCCCGATGCGCGATCAGCTCGCCGGCGATCCGCAGCGCGAAGGCCGTTTTGCCGGACCCGGGAGTGGCGACCGCCAGGAAGTCGCGCGGCTCGGTCCCCAGGTACTTGACCAGCGCGCGGCGCTGCCATCCGCGCAGCGCCGCAGAAGTGTCGGCGGGAAAGTGTCCGACCGGCTGCAACGACAACAATCCCCCCGTAGCTGGTTGTGCCGACACACCGAGTCGGTGCTGGTCGCGGCTGTAAAACATAGCATGGCAACGCTTTTCGAAGCGTCAGCGACGTGAGCCTACCTTGGCGCGTCGCGTGTTTCGAGCCAGCGATGAATGCGCGCGGCGACATCCGGCCAGCCGGGTTCGAGCATCATGTTGTGCCCCATGTCGAAGAACTCCGGTTCGGTCCGGTAGGCCCGCGCCGTGGCGCGTACGGCGCGCCTGCTGACGAAACCGTCGTGCAGGGCACCCAGGACCAGCGTGGGGGTCGTCACCTGACGAGTCCTGACCCGGCGGAACATCGGATCGAGCATCGCCGCCCGGATGCTTTCGGGCCCCGCCTGGTTCCAGCAGGATTCGACGATTTCCTCGGGCGTGGACGCGCAGAAGAGGTATTCGCGGGCCAGCGCCGCAGAGCCGAGAAAGCGGACCAAGGTGGGGTCGTTGAACGACTTGATCGTCATCTGAGGACGGCGCCGCCACACCCGCATTGCTGCTCCGAGAACGCCCTGCGGTGGCAGTGACCCCACCAGCACCGCGGCCGGCGCGGCTCGATCCTCGAGGTAGCGCTGGACTGTGTAGCCGCCCAGGGAGTGGCCGATCAGCACCGGCGCCCCGCCCAGCTGGTCGGCGACCGAACCGACGTCGGCGATGTAGTCGGCGATGCCGACCTTTTCTAGCGGCCTATCCGTCGGGCTGGCGCCGTGTCCGCGCAGGCTCATTGCTACTGCGCGGAAGCCGGCGTCAGCGAAATAGTTCAGGAAGTTCTCCCAGCACCAGGCGCCGTGCCAGCCGCCGTGGACGAACAGCAGCGGCGTGGGGTGGCTGTCGGTGGCGGATCCGCGATCGATCAGCTCAAGCACGAGCCTGACAGTAGCGCGCGCGTTGCAGCTTCTCGGCTATTTCTTGGTCGCGATCACGAAGTAGCCCCGCGGCACGCCCGCGACGTCCATCGGTACCGCCGGCGCGAACCAGCGGCCGTAGCGATTGCCGGGCTCCGCGATGTCGGTCACCATCGCCGCCCAGCCCCGTCGCTGCGCCAGCTGTTCGGGCTCGTCGGTGCCGAACAACCAGGGGGCGCCGTTGGCGGCCATCGATCTCACAAGTTCCGCCATGGCCGGTGATTCAAGCAAGATTTTGCCGACGACCTCGTACAGCAACACCGAACCCGGTGCTGACAGGGCGTCGACACGATCGAACAATGCGTGCACCGCGGTCTCGGGCAGGTACTGCAGCAGGCCCTCCATTAACCAGACGGTCGGTAACCCCGGATCCAGGCCGGCCGATTGGATTGCGGCCGGCCAGTCGGCGGTCAGGTCGACACCGACGCTAACCCGATTGCACCGGGGCTGCTCGGCGGCCAGCAGATCGGATTTCTCGGCCAGCACCTCCGGCCGGTCGAGTTCGTAGACGACCGTGCCGTCGGGCCAGGACAGGCGGTACGCGCGGGCGTCCATACCGGCCGCGAGGACGACGACCTGTCGTATTCGCTGCGCCGCATCGAGCAGCGCCCGATCCCAGAACGGGGTGCGTACCACGATTTGGGTGGTGGAGTGCTCGCCGGCCGACTCCAGTGCCGCGGCCAGTAGTTCCCGGCCGCGGTCACCGGCCAGTCGTGCGGCGAAGGGGTCTGAGAAGAGCCGGTCTGGGCGTTCGGATTCGCGTGCCCGGATGGCCGCGACCAACAGTCCGGTGTCCGCTACTGCGCGGTGTTGTATGTCCATGATCGACATCATCGGCCTCAGTAGCCGGTAACGGCTTGGATATTTTCGCCCGGCTCACCCGAGCGTGATGTGGCCGATCATCGGCGATCGCCGCCGCGTGTACTGGGTAGGTGTGATCGCGGCGAACTCTTGGAACTCCCGCACAAAGTGAGCCTGGTCGAAATAGCCGAGGTCGGCCGCGATCGCCGCCCCGCGCGTCGGTGTGTTCAACGCCCGCAACGCCGCTTGCAACCGCCGCACCCGCAGGTAGGCCTTGGGTGACATCCCGACTTCGGCGCGGAACAGCGCGTTAAAGCGTTTTGGCGACAGACCCATCGACTGGCAGGCGCCCGACACCCGCATCGAGGGGTGGACCTCGGCGTCGCGCAGTACCGCGGCAAGCTCGGGGGTGCGCCGTTCGCGCAGGCGGCCTAGCAGGAACTTCTCCAGCAGTGCTACCCGTGCAGATGCGGAACCGGCCAGCACCAATCGCTCGTGCAGGCGGTCCGCGGCGGAACCCCACAGCTCGGACAGGCCGACGCAGCGATCTTCGAAGTCGCTGGCCGCGTAGTCGGCGAAGGCGAGCGCGCCGGCCGGCCTGAAGTGAATCGTCATGGTGCTCTGGGCGGGGCCGATCCGGGTGACGTACGAGCGCACCCCGGCACCGATAAGAAACGCCGCGGGGGCCGGCAGCGGGGTGCGTCCATCCGCCGCGAACAGACCCGTGTTCGCCTGGCCGCCGAGGTCGATGATCACCGTCGCCGCACCGCGCGGCAGGGCCCGGCTGTCGTGCGTTGCGGTGTGATGCTGCCAGATACCGAAATATTCGACGTGGTCGGCGAGTGGCGGCCTTGGCCGATACAGCCGCGGACCGGTCGGGTGCATGCCCGCGATGGTAGAGAGGCGCCCGGTTGAGGCGCCCGGCTAGGCTGGCCTACGTGTTTGAATCGCTGTCCGACCGGTTGACCGGTGCCCTGGCGGGGTTGCGCGGCAAGGGGCGTCTGACCGATGCCGATATCGAGGCCACCACCCGCGAAATCCGGCTCGCGCTACTGGAAGCCGACGTCTCGTTGCCCGTGGTGCGAGCGTTTGTCGCGCGCATCAAGGAACGTGCTCGTGGTCACGAGGTGTCCGGCGCGCTGAACCCGGCGCAGCAGGTCGTCAAGATCGTCAACGAGGAGCTGATCGGCATCCTCGGCGGCGAGACCCGCGAACTCGCCTACGCCAAGAATCCGCCGACGGTGATCATGCTCGCCGGCCTGCAGGGTTCCGGCAAGACGACGCTGGCGGGCAAGCTGGCCTACCGGCTCAAGAACCAGGGGCACACGCCGCTGCTGGTGGCCTGTGACCTGCAGCGGCCCGCCGCGGTCAACCAGTTACAGGTCGTCGGGCAGCGCGCCGGAGTCCCGGTGTTCGCGCCGCACCCAGGCGCCTCACCTGAGTCCGGCCCGGGCGACCCGGTCGCCGTCGCGGCCGCCGGTATCGCCGAGGCTAAGGCAAAGCATTTTGACTTCGTCATCGTCGACACCGCGGGCCGCCTCGGCATCGACGAGGAGCTGATGGCTCAGGCCGCGGCCATTCGCGATGCGGTCAACCCCGACGAGGTGCTGTTCGTCCTGGACGCGATGATCGGGCAGGACGCTGTCGCCACCGCGCGGGCGTTCGGCGACGGCGTCGGCTTCACCGGCGTGGTGCTGACCAAGCTGGACGGCGACGCCCGTGGTGGCGCTGCGCTGTCGGTCCGCGAAGTCACCGGTGTGCCAATCCTTTTCGCCTCCACCGGAGAGAAGTTCGACGACTTCGACGTCTTCCACCCCGACCGGATGGCCAGCCGCATCCTGGGCATGGGCGACGTGCTGAGCCTCATCGAGCAGGCCGAGCAGGTCTTCGACGCCCAACAGGCCGAGGCGGCCGCCGCCAAGATCGGCGCCGGTGAACTCACCCTGGAGGACTTCCTCGAGCAGATGCTCGCGGTGCGCAAAATGGGCCCGATCGGCAACCTGCTGGGCATGCTGCCCGGCGGCGCGCAGATGAAGGACGCGCTGGCCGAAGTGGACGACAAGTCGTTGGACCGGATTCAGGCCATCATCCGTGGCATGACCCCCGAAGAACGGGCCGACCCGAAGATCATCAACGCCTCGCGGCGGCTGCGCATAGCCAACGGCTCCGGGGTCACCGTCTCCGAGGTCAACCAGTTGGTGGATCGTTTCTTCGAGGCCCGCAAGATGATGTCGTCCATGCTCGGCGGTATGGGCATCCCAGGGATGGGTCGCAAGTCCGCGACCCGAAAATCCAAGAATGCCAAGGGAAAGAAGGGTAAGAAGGGCGCCCGCGGCCCGACCCCGCCGAAGGTGCGCAGTCCATTCGGCACCGGGATGCCGGGCATGCCGGCCGGTTTCCCCGACCTCTCGCAGATGCCCGACGGCCTCAACGAGTTGCCCCCCGGCCTGGCCGACTTCGATCTGTCAAAGCTCAAGTTCCCCGGGCAGAAGTAGCCGAGCCGTGCGTTTGCACGTGCGCGGTGTAAGCCTGCCCGGCGAGGTTGCCACCGAGCTGTGGATCGTTGACGGCTGCATCAGCACCGAGCCGGTGGCCGGCGCCGACACCGTGTTCGACGCGGGCTGGATCCTGCCCGGGCTGGTCGACGCGCACTGCCACGTCGGGCTCGGTGAGCACGGCGGCGTGGAACTCGGGGAAGCGATCGCCCAAGCCGAGACCGAACGTGAGGTGGGCGCGCTACTGCTGCGCGACTGCGGATCACCGATCGACACCCGCAGCCTCGACCACCACGCAGACCTGCCTCGCATCATCCGAGCCGGACGGCATCTGGCTAAGCCCAAACGCTACATCCCCGGCCTAGCCGCAGACCTTGAAGACGAGTCGCAGCTTCCGGATGCGGTGGCCGAGCAGGCCCGCCGCGGCGACGGTTGGGTCAAACTCGTCGGCGACTGGATCGACCGGGGGATAGGCGATCTCGCGCCGCTGTGGTCCGACGAGGTCCTCAAAGCCGCGATCGACGCCGCGCACGCCAACGGCGCCCGGGTCACCGCCCACGTCTTCGGCGAGGACGCGCTGTCCGGCCTGATCAATGCGGGCATCGACTGCATCGAGCACGGCACCGGGCTGACCGACGAGACCATCACGTTGATGGTCGAGCACGGCACCGTGCTGGTGCCCACCCTGATCAACGTAGAGAACTTCCCCGGCATCGCCAACGCGGCCACGCGCTACCCGGTTTATGCGTCCCACATGCGCGACCTTTACGAGCGCGCCTATCCGCGGGTGGCAGCGGCGCACGAGGCCGGGGTGCCGGTTTACGCCGGGACCGATGCCGGCGGCATGATCGCGCACGGACGTATCGCCGACGAGGTCGAGGCGCTCAAGAAGATCGGCATGAGTGCTGACGACGCCCTGGGCGCCGCATGCTGGGATGCCAGGCGCTGGCTCGGGCGGCCGGCTCTGGAAGACGGGGCACCGGCGGACCTGGTGTGCTACGCGGACGACCCCCGGCACGGTCCCGCGGTGCTGAACCGCCCGGACCTGGTGATCCTGCGCGGCGGCGTGTTCCGGCCCGGTCGCTGACAGCCGAAAGATTGCGAGCGATCGCTATCTATGTTAGTTTCGCGGTCAGCCCACGATCTTGGAGGACCTGTGACTTACGACGTGATCATCCGCAACGGACTGTGGTTCGACGGCACCGGCGCCAAGCCGCAGGCCCGGACGCTGGGCATTCGCGACGGGGTGGTAGCCACCGTCTCGGTTGCGCCGCTCGACGAAACCGGGTGCCCCGAGGTGATCGACGCGACCGGCAAGTGGATTGCACCCGGCTTCATCGACGTGCACACCCACTACGACGCCGAGATACTGCTCGACCCGGGATTGCGTGAGTCGGTTCGCCACGG
The nucleotide sequence above comes from Mycobacterium vicinigordonae. Encoded proteins:
- a CDS encoding alpha/beta hydrolase; this encodes MLELIDRGSATDSHPTPLLFVHGGWHGAWCWENFLNYFADAGFRAVAMSLRGHGASPTDRPLEKVGIADYIADVGSVADQLGGAPVLIGHSLGGYTVQRYLEDRAAPAAVLVGSLPPQGVLGAAMRVWRRRPQMTIKSFNDPTLVRFLGSAALAREYLFCASTPEEIVESCWNQAGPESIRAAMLDPMFRRVRTRQVTTPTLVLGALHDGFVSRRAVRATARAYRTEPEFFDMGHNMMLEPGWPDVAARIHRWLETRDAPR
- a CDS encoding SAM-dependent methyltransferase, encoding MDIQHRAVADTGLLVAAIRARESERPDRLFSDPFAARLAGDRGRELLAAALESAGEHSTTQIVVRTPFWDRALLDAAQRIRQVVVLAAGMDARAYRLSWPDGTVVYELDRPEVLAEKSDLLAAEQPRCNRVSVGVDLTADWPAAIQSAGLDPGLPTVWLMEGLLQYLPETAVHALFDRVDALSAPGSVLLYEVVGKILLESPAMAELVRSMAANGAPWLFGTDEPEQLAQRRGWAAMVTDIAEPGNRYGRWFAPAVPMDVAGVPRGYFVIATKK
- a CDS encoding helix-turn-helix domain-containing protein, with the translated sequence MHPTGPRLYRPRPPLADHVEYFGIWQHHTATHDSRALPRGAATVIIDLGGQANTGLFAADGRTPLPAPAAFLIGAGVRSYVTRIGPAQSTMTIHFRPAGALAFADYAASDFEDRCVGLSELWGSAADRLHERLVLAGSASARVALLEKFLLGRLRERRTPELAAVLRDAEVHPSMRVSGACQSMGLSPKRFNALFRAEVGMSPKAYLRVRRLQAALRALNTPTRGAAIAADLGYFDQAHFVREFQEFAAITPTQYTRRRSPMIGHITLG
- the ffh gene encoding signal recognition particle protein, which encodes MFESLSDRLTGALAGLRGKGRLTDADIEATTREIRLALLEADVSLPVVRAFVARIKERARGHEVSGALNPAQQVVKIVNEELIGILGGETRELAYAKNPPTVIMLAGLQGSGKTTLAGKLAYRLKNQGHTPLLVACDLQRPAAVNQLQVVGQRAGVPVFAPHPGASPESGPGDPVAVAAAGIAEAKAKHFDFVIVDTAGRLGIDEELMAQAAAIRDAVNPDEVLFVLDAMIGQDAVATARAFGDGVGFTGVVLTKLDGDARGGAALSVREVTGVPILFASTGEKFDDFDVFHPDRMASRILGMGDVLSLIEQAEQVFDAQQAEAAAAKIGAGELTLEDFLEQMLAVRKMGPIGNLLGMLPGGAQMKDALAEVDDKSLDRIQAIIRGMTPEERADPKIINASRRLRIANGSGVTVSEVNQLVDRFFEARKMMSSMLGGMGIPGMGRKSATRKSKNAKGKKGKKGARGPTPPKVRSPFGTGMPGMPAGFPDLSQMPDGLNELPPGLADFDLSKLKFPGQK
- a CDS encoding metal-dependent hydrolase family protein; the protein is MCQSSSSPGRSSRAVRLHVRGVSLPGEVATELWIVDGCISTEPVAGADTVFDAGWILPGLVDAHCHVGLGEHGGVELGEAIAQAETEREVGALLLRDCGSPIDTRSLDHHADLPRIIRAGRHLAKPKRYIPGLAADLEDESQLPDAVAEQARRGDGWVKLVGDWIDRGIGDLAPLWSDEVLKAAIDAAHANGARVTAHVFGEDALSGLINAGIDCIEHGTGLTDETITLMVEHGTVLVPTLINVENFPGIANAATRYPVYASHMRDLYERAYPRVAAAHEAGVPVYAGTDAGGMIAHGRIADEVEALKKIGMSADDALGAACWDARRWLGRPALEDGAPADLVCYADDPRHGPAVLNRPDLVILRGGVFRPGR